The Agromyces sp. 3263 DNA segment CATCCCCGTCGACATCGAGCCCAAGACCGGCCTCTCGGGCGTCGAGGTCGTCTTCACCAAGCTGCACGCCGGCGGCAAGTTCGGCTCCGGCTCGTACGCGGCCTCCGGCGGGCTGCACGGTGTCGGCGCATCCGTGGTCAACGCGCTCTCAGAGCGGCTCGACGTCGAGGTCGACCGCGACGGCAAGACGTGGGCGATGTCGTTCCACCGGGGCGAGCCGGGCATCTTCGCCGACGCCGGCACGCCGAGCCCCGACGCGCCGTTCACCCCGTTCGAGGAGCGCAGTGAGCTCCGCGTCGTCGGCAAGGTGGCCAAGGGCGTGACGGGCACGCGCATCCGGTACTGGGCCGATCGTCAGATCTTCACCAAGGGCGCGGAGTTCCAGACCGAGGAGCTGCTCTCGCGTGCGCGCCAGACGGCGTATCTCGTGCCCGGCCTCGCGATCGACGTCACCGACGAGCGCGGGGCCGAGCCGCACACCACCTCATTCCAGTTCGAGGGCGGCATCTCCGAGTTCGCCGAGCACCTCGCCACCGATGCGGCGCTCACCGACATCTGGCGCATCACCGGCGTCGGCCCGTTCACCGAGACGGTGCCCGTGCTCACCGACGCCGGCGCCATGGTGCCCACCGAGCTGCACCGCGAATGCCAGGTGGATATCGCCCTGCGCTGGGGCACCGGGTACGACACGATCGTGAAGTCGTTCGTCAACATCATCGCCACGCCCAAGGGCGGCACGCACCAGACCGGCTTCGACCAGGGCCTCCTGAAGTTCCTCCGCCAGCAGGTCGAGCTGAACGCCCGTCGCCTGAAGGCCGGCAATGACAAGCTCGAGAAGGACGACGTGCTCGCGGGCCTCACCGCCGTGATCACGGTGCGCCTTCCCGAGCCGCAGTTCGAGGGCCAGACGAAGGAGGTGCTCGGCACGCCGGCCGTGCGCGCCATCGTCGCCAACGTGCTCACGAAGGAGCTCGGAGCGCGATTCGCCTCGTCGAAGCGCGACGACAAGGCGCAGTCCGCCCTGCTCCTCGACAAGGTCGTCGCGGAGATGAAGTCGCGCATCTCGGCACGCGCGCACAAGGAGACGCAGCGTCGCAAGAACGCGCTCGAGAGCTCGTCGCTGCCGGCGAAGCTCGTCGACTGCCGATCGAGTGACGTGGCGCACAGCGAGCTGTTCATCGTCGAGGGCGACTCGGCGCTCGGCACGGCGAAGCTCGCTCGGGATAGCGAGCACCAGGCGCTCCTGCCCATCCGCGGCAAGATCCTGAACGTGCAGAAGGCGAGCGTCTCCGACATGCTCGGCAACGCGGAGTGCGCCTCGATCATCCAAGTCATCGGGGCCGGGTCGGGCCGCAGCTTCGACCTGTCGACGGCGAGGTACGGCAAGGTCATCATCATGAGCGACGCCGACGTCGACGGCGCCCACATCCGCACGCTGCTCCTCACCCTGTTCTTCCGCTACATGCGTCCGATGATCGAGGAGGGCCGCGTCTTCGCGGCTGTGCCGCCGCTGCACCGGGTGGTCGTCATGAACCCGGGCTCAAAGCCGAACGAGATCGTCTACACCTACTCGGAGGCGGAGCTGCAGGGGGTGCTCGCCACGCTGAAGAAGCAGGGGCGTCGATACCAGGACCCGATCCAGCGCTACAAGGGACTCGGCGAGATGGATGCCGACCAGCTGGCGACGACCACGATGGACAAGCGCCATCGCACGCTCCGGCGCGTCGGCCTCGGCGACGCTGAGAACGCCGGGCGGGTCTTCGAGCTGCTGATGGGCAACGACGTCGCGCCGCGCAAGGAGTTCATCATCGACAGCTCCGACTCCCTCGAGCGCGACCGCATCGACGCCTGAGTGCCCATCGAGGTCAGCCCCGGCTCGGCCGGATGTTCTGGTTGAGGTGGAAGGCGTTGCCCGGGTCGTACCGGTCCTTGACCGCCGTGAGCCTGGCCAGCTTGTGCTCGGTGTAGGCCCGCCGGAGCCCGGCGGCTCCATCGTCGCCGAGCACGTTGACATAGGCGCCGCTGGCATAGTCGTCGAGCGCCGCGGCGTAGCGGCGAGCGGCCGACATCCGTGCCTCGTCCTCGGCCGGGTCGCTCCAGCGCGACGCCGCGACGAATTCGAAGGCGGTGTCGCGCCTGGCGAACGCCGTGTCGGCGTCGGGCACGTCGGCGATCGCCCCGCCGTACGCCTGCAGGCTCACGTTCGGGAGGTCGGGCCCCTCACGGGTGAGAAGGGCATCGATCGCCTCGTCGCCCAGTGCGCTGAAGTAGTGGCCCTTCCAGTACCGGCGCCACGCGTGGCCCTTCTCGTCGTCCTCGCGGGTCTGCAGTTCGAGGTACGTCATCGGGATGATGGTCTCCTGCACAGGCTCGGCGTCGCGGGCGAGCTCGTCGCGGAGCGCCGAGATGATCGCGTCACCCTCGGCCGGGTCCCCGACCCAGACCAGACCGAGTGCGACCACCTGGCCGACGATCGTCACGGTGAAGGTGGCCCGCCGTGGCGCCGCGCCGCTCAGGTCACGCCAGCGGCGCATCGGGACGCCGGCTTCGGCGGCCGCGAAGTGGAACTCGGCGGCGATGGCGTGCCCCGTCTCGGGATGCAGTGCGAACTCGAAGTCCGTGACGACACCGAAGTTGCCGCCTCCACCGCGCAGTGCCCAGAACAGGTCGGGACGCTCCTCGGCACTCGTGTGCACGACCTCGCCATCGGCGGTGACCATCTCGAACGAGACCACGTTGTCGCACGTGAGGCCGTGCTCCCGTGCCAGCCAGCCCATCCCGCCGCCGAGGGTGAGGCCGCCGACGCCCGTGTGCGAGACGTTCCCCGCTGTGGTGGCGAGGCCGTGCGCCTGCGCCGCGCGGTCGAGCGCGCCGAGCAAGGCGCCGCCCTGCACGCGTGCGCGCCGGGACGCCGGGTCGACCGCGACCGCTCCCATCGGTCGCAGGTCGATCATGAGACCGTCATCCGGCACGGCGTGACCGACGATGCCGTGGCCGCCGCAGCGGATGCCGAGGTCGAGGTCGTGCGCCCGCGCGAACCGCACGGCATCGGCGACATCCCCGGCGCCTGCGCACTGCACCACGTATCGCGGCGTGCGATCGATCATCGCATTCCATACGGTGCGCGCCCCGTCGTAGCCAGGATCTCCCGGCTCGAGCACCCGGCCGTCGATCGTCGATCCGAGCGTTGTCCGCGTCATCGCGCCCCCTCCATACGGCTGGGCGGTCGACGGCCGTCGGTCGTGTCGTCGCAGCCACGCCCGAATATGCCGCGGCGTGGGTCGGGCGTCAAGGTCGGGCGGCCTCAGCAGCGCAGGCCGACCGCCGGTCTCAGCCGATGCGGGCGCCGATCGCGGCGACGACGGCTTCGAGCGGCTGACCCGACCCGTCGCGCTTCGCCCCGCCGTCGGGCAGCTGCCGGGCCGACCCGTCGGCGCCGACCGCCAGCGCGGGGGAGCGGCCCACCCAGGCCAGGTGCAACGCATCCTCGCCCTTCAGGAACCGCTGGGCACGCACGCCCCCGGTGGCCCGCCCCTTGGGCGGGAATTCCGCGAACGAACTCACCTTCGCCGAGCCCGGGTCGGTGCCGAGCAGCGTCTCGTTGCTCGCGGCCACCGTCACCACGACTGCATCGTCGGCCGCGTCGGCGGGAATGCTCGTGAAATGGACGACGTGGGAGCCGGCGGCGAGGTTGATGCCCGCCATGCCGCCGGCGGGGCAGCCCTGCGGACGCACGCTGGATGCCGGGAACCGCAGCAGCTGAGCATCGGATGCCACGAACACGAGCTCGTCGGACTCGTCGCCCTGGACCGCACCGACGACCTCGTCGCCGGCCTTCAGGCCGATGACCTCGAACTCGGGCTTGTTGGGGTACGCGCCCGTGGAGACCCGCTTCACGACCCCCTGCTTGGTGCCGAGGGCGATCGAGCGATCGCCGTCGAGCGAGACGAGTGCGAGCACCTTCTCGTCGCGGTTCGGCAGCGCGAGGTAGTCACCGACCCGGACACCGGCGCCGAGCTGCACGGAGGTCGGCGGCAGCATCGGCAGGTCGACGGGCGTGAACCGGATGAGGCGGCCGAGGCTGGTGACGGCCCCGATCTCGGCCCGGCTGCTGGTGTCGATGGTCGATCGGATCGCGTCGTGCTTGCTGCGGCGGGCGGGCGGCGTGATGGTCGGCGGCCCGTCGGGACCGTCGGGCAGGTCGACCCGCGCGATGCGCCCGGTGGCGCTGAGGAACACGCGGCACGGGACGTCCGCCACCTCGAGCACGGCGGCCTGTCGCTTGGCGGCCGCCCCGGCGATGCTCGGACGGGCGTCGGTGAGCAGGGTGCGCCGCGGCGTGCCATAACGCTCGGCGACCTCGGCGAGCTCGTCGGACACGAGGGCTTCGATGCGATGACGGCTCGCCAGCAGCTCCTCGAGCTGGGCGATCTCGGCGCGCAGCTTGTCGCGTTCGGCTTCGAGCTCGATCCGCGAGAACTTGGTGAGCCGGCGCAGCTGCAGCTCGAGGATGTACTCGGCCTGCACGTGGCTGAGGTCGAACACCTCCATCAGGCGGGCGCGTGCCGCCGCGGTGTCGTCGCTCGACCGGATGACCTGGATGACCTCGTCGATGTCGAGGATGGCGATGAGCAGGCCGTCGACCAGGTGCAGGCGTTCGCGCCGGCGGGCGAGGCGGTACTGCGACCGACGCGTGACGACCGAGATGCGGTGCGCCACGTACACCTGCAGCAGCTCGCGAAGCCCGAGGGTCTGCGGTCCGCCGTCGACGAGGGCGACGTTGTTGATGTTGAAGGAGTCTTCCAGCGGGGTGAGCCGGTAGAGCTGC contains these protein-coding regions:
- a CDS encoding FAD-binding oxidoreductase yields the protein MTRTTLGSTIDGRVLEPGDPGYDGARTVWNAMIDRTPRYVVQCAGAGDVADAVRFARAHDLDLGIRCGGHGIVGHAVPDDGLMIDLRPMGAVAVDPASRRARVQGGALLGALDRAAQAHGLATTAGNVSHTGVGGLTLGGGMGWLAREHGLTCDNVVSFEMVTADGEVVHTSAEERPDLFWALRGGGGNFGVVTDFEFALHPETGHAIAAEFHFAAAEAGVPMRRWRDLSGAAPRRATFTVTIVGQVVALGLVWVGDPAEGDAIISALRDELARDAEPVQETIIPMTYLELQTREDDEKGHAWRRYWKGHYFSALGDEAIDALLTREGPDLPNVSLQAYGGAIADVPDADTAFARRDTAFEFVAASRWSDPAEDEARMSAARRYAAALDDYASGAYVNVLGDDGAAGLRRAYTEHKLARLTAVKDRYDPGNAFHLNQNIRPSRG
- a CDS encoding DNA topoisomerase IV subunit A, which codes for MTRAKNPPADEPIVERIEDVDVATEMQGSFLEYAYSVIYSRALPDARDGLKPVQRRILYQMVEMGLRPDRGHVKSARVVGEVMGKLHPHGDTAIYDALVRMAQAFTLRVPLIDGHGNFGSLDDGPAAPRYTEARLDAPALAMTEGLDEDVVDFVPNYDNQLTQPEVLPAAYPNLLVNGASGIAVGMATNMAPHNLIEVVGAARHLIAHPNATLDELMEFVPGPDLPTGGTIVGLAGIKDAYATGRGAFKTRAKVRVENITARKTGLVVTELPYLVGPEKVIEKIKDGVNAKKISGISDVTDLTDRTNGLRLVIGIKTGFSPDAVLEQLYRLTPLEDSFNINNVALVDGGPQTLGLRELLQVYVAHRISVVTRRSQYRLARRRERLHLVDGLLIAILDIDEVIQVIRSSDDTAAARARLMEVFDLSHVQAEYILELQLRRLTKFSRIELEAERDKLRAEIAQLEELLASRHRIEALVSDELAEVAERYGTPRRTLLTDARPSIAGAAAKRQAAVLEVADVPCRVFLSATGRIARVDLPDGPDGPPTITPPARRSKHDAIRSTIDTSSRAEIGAVTSLGRLIRFTPVDLPMLPPTSVQLGAGVRVGDYLALPNRDEKVLALVSLDGDRSIALGTKQGVVKRVSTGAYPNKPEFEVIGLKAGDEVVGAVQGDESDELVFVASDAQLLRFPASSVRPQGCPAGGMAGINLAAGSHVVHFTSIPADAADDAVVVTVAASNETLLGTDPGSAKVSSFAEFPPKGRATGGVRAQRFLKGEDALHLAWVGRSPALAVGADGSARQLPDGGAKRDGSGQPLEAVVAAIGARIG
- a CDS encoding DNA topoisomerase IV subunit B codes for the protein MSSDYSARHLSVLEGLEAVRKRPGMYIGSTDSRGLMHCLWEIIDNSVDEALGGHGSEIGVVLHPDGSVEVRDRARGIPVDIEPKTGLSGVEVVFTKLHAGGKFGSGSYAASGGLHGVGASVVNALSERLDVEVDRDGKTWAMSFHRGEPGIFADAGTPSPDAPFTPFEERSELRVVGKVAKGVTGTRIRYWADRQIFTKGAEFQTEELLSRARQTAYLVPGLAIDVTDERGAEPHTTSFQFEGGISEFAEHLATDAALTDIWRITGVGPFTETVPVLTDAGAMVPTELHRECQVDIALRWGTGYDTIVKSFVNIIATPKGGTHQTGFDQGLLKFLRQQVELNARRLKAGNDKLEKDDVLAGLTAVITVRLPEPQFEGQTKEVLGTPAVRAIVANVLTKELGARFASSKRDDKAQSALLLDKVVAEMKSRISARAHKETQRRKNALESSSLPAKLVDCRSSDVAHSELFIVEGDSALGTAKLARDSEHQALLPIRGKILNVQKASVSDMLGNAECASIIQVIGAGSGRSFDLSTARYGKVIIMSDADVDGAHIRTLLLTLFFRYMRPMIEEGRVFAAVPPLHRVVVMNPGSKPNEIVYTYSEAELQGVLATLKKQGRRYQDPIQRYKGLGEMDADQLATTTMDKRHRTLRRVGLGDAENAGRVFELLMGNDVAPRKEFIIDSSDSLERDRIDA